From Streptomyces sp. TLI_053, a single genomic window includes:
- a CDS encoding response regulator produces MSVLVVEDDPVAAAAHTLYVGREPGFRAVGTVHGCAEALRFLERARAAGRPVDLLLLDLYLPDGHGLQLCGTLRAAGHTTDVIAVTSARDLAMVRRAVSAGVVQYLLKPFAAAALHDRLERYARYRDTLARTGPATGQDEVDQALALLRMPERTALPKGLSAPTLDTVAGVLRADRTGLSAGAAGTAAGVSRITARRYLEHLVDTGLAVREPRYGTVGRPELCYRWTGGSGGSGGSGGSSGSGGPGGADAP; encoded by the coding sequence ATCTCCGTCCTGGTGGTCGAGGACGACCCGGTGGCCGCCGCCGCCCACACCCTCTACGTGGGGCGCGAGCCGGGATTCCGGGCGGTCGGCACCGTGCACGGCTGCGCGGAGGCACTGCGCTTCCTCGAGCGGGCCCGGGCCGCCGGGCGCCCCGTCGACCTGCTGCTGCTCGACCTCTACCTGCCCGACGGGCACGGCCTGCAGCTCTGCGGCACCCTGCGGGCGGCCGGGCACACCACCGACGTCATCGCGGTCACCTCGGCCCGCGACCTCGCGATGGTCCGCCGCGCCGTGTCCGCCGGTGTCGTCCAGTACCTGCTGAAGCCGTTCGCGGCCGCCGCGCTGCACGACCGCCTGGAGCGCTACGCCCGCTACCGGGACACCCTCGCGCGGACCGGTCCGGCCACCGGGCAGGACGAGGTCGACCAGGCGCTCGCGCTGTTGCGGATGCCCGAACGCACCGCCCTGCCGAAGGGGTTGAGCGCTCCGACGCTGGACACCGTGGCCGGGGTGCTGCGCGCGGACCGTACCGGCCTCTCGGCCGGCGCTGCGGGTACGGCGGCCGGTGTCTCGCGGATCACCGCCCGCCGCTACCTGGAGCACCTGGTGGACACCGGCCTCGCCGTCCGGGAGCCCCGTTACGGCACGGTCGGCCGGCCGGAGCTCTGCTACCGCTGGACGGGCGGCTCCGGCGGCTCCGGCGGCTCCGGCGGCTCCAGTGGCTCCGGCGGCCCCGGTGGGGCGGACGCTCCGTGA
- a CDS encoding sensor histidine kinase, protein MSARTPLPPRRLVRSLAGQLFVVQVVIVAAVVAGGAVLAYLFTAGRADDAARRQVTAVARAVADSPTVREAAGAPDPTAVLQPYAERVRVDTGVSFVTVMDTAGIRWTHPLPEQIGRPFLGHIDWALAGETRSETYTGTLGSSVRVVTPVLDERHRVVALVSAGITVQSISAQLRGPLLALVGVAGAALAVGGIGTYLANSRLRRHTHGMGPAELSHLYEYHQATLHAVREGLVLLDRDHRVVLCNDAARELLGLEGPVEGRPVDGLGLPDALLAAVSGDAPVRDEVHLTAERVVVLNTSTIGTGLGRVLTLRDHTELQALSGELDSVRGFTEALGAQAHEAANRLHAVVSLIELGRHREAVEFATAELALAQRLTDRVVAAVGEPVLAALLLGKAAQAAERGVELTLTPDSSIDDGVLPPRLTARDLITVLGNLIDNAVDAAITGAAANPGPPEVTVTARIDGDHLLLRVADTGAGIDPGAVDDVFRRGWSTKQDGRAGGNGAGNGGTEQGSEQGNGRGAEQANGRENGNGTGGSVGHGHGHGHGRGLGLALVAQAARRNGGTVAVGRERGAVLTVRLPLDRPAREGAGEHRRVAVAP, encoded by the coding sequence ATGTCCGCGCGTACCCCTCTCCCGCCGCGCCGGCTGGTGCGCAGCCTGGCCGGACAGCTCTTCGTCGTCCAAGTGGTCATCGTCGCCGCCGTGGTCGCGGGCGGGGCGGTGCTCGCCTACCTGTTCACCGCCGGGCGGGCCGACGACGCGGCCCGCCGCCAGGTCACCGCCGTCGCCCGCGCCGTCGCCGACTCGCCGACCGTTCGCGAGGCCGCCGGCGCACCCGACCCGACGGCCGTGCTCCAGCCCTACGCCGAGCGGGTGCGGGTCGACACCGGGGTCTCCTTCGTCACCGTGATGGACACCGCCGGCATCCGCTGGACCCACCCGCTGCCCGAGCAGATCGGGCGGCCCTTCCTCGGGCACATCGACTGGGCGCTCGCCGGGGAGACCCGCAGCGAGACCTACACCGGCACGCTCGGGTCCTCGGTGCGGGTGGTCACCCCGGTGCTGGACGAGCGGCACCGGGTGGTGGCGCTGGTCAGCGCCGGCATCACGGTGCAGTCCATCTCGGCGCAGCTGCGCGGCCCGCTGCTCGCGCTGGTGGGGGTCGCCGGGGCCGCGCTGGCCGTCGGCGGGATCGGCACCTACCTCGCCAACTCCCGGCTGCGGCGGCACACCCACGGCATGGGACCGGCCGAGCTCAGCCACCTCTACGAGTACCACCAGGCCACCCTGCACGCCGTCCGGGAGGGGCTGGTCCTGCTCGACCGGGACCACCGGGTGGTGCTCTGCAACGACGCGGCGCGCGAACTCCTGGGCCTGGAGGGGCCGGTGGAGGGCCGACCGGTCGACGGGCTGGGGCTGCCGGACGCCCTGCTGGCGGCGGTCTCCGGGGACGCGCCGGTCCGGGACGAGGTCCATCTGACCGCCGAGCGGGTGGTGGTGCTCAACACCTCCACCATCGGCACCGGGCTCGGCCGGGTCCTCACCCTCCGCGACCACACCGAACTCCAGGCGCTGAGCGGTGAACTGGACTCCGTGCGCGGTTTCACCGAGGCGCTCGGCGCGCAGGCGCACGAGGCCGCCAACCGGCTGCACGCCGTCGTCTCGCTGATCGAACTCGGCCGTCACCGGGAGGCGGTGGAGTTCGCCACCGCCGAACTGGCCCTCGCCCAGCGGCTCACCGACCGGGTGGTGGCCGCCGTCGGCGAACCGGTGCTGGCCGCCCTGCTGCTGGGCAAGGCCGCCCAGGCGGCCGAACGGGGGGTGGAGTTGACGCTCACACCGGACAGTTCGATCGACGACGGTGTGCTGCCGCCGCGGCTGACCGCCCGCGACCTCATCACCGTCCTCGGCAATCTGATCGACAACGCCGTGGACGCCGCGATCACCGGCGCGGCCGCGAACCCCGGACCCCCGGAGGTCACCGTCACCGCCCGGATCGACGGGGACCACCTGCTGCTGCGGGTCGCCGACACCGGGGCCGGCATCGACCCGGGCGCGGTCGACGACGTGTTCCGGCGCGGGTGGAGCACCAAGCAGGACGGCCGCGCGGGCGGGAACGGCGCCGGCAACGGCGGGACCGAGCAAGGGAGCGAGCAAGGGAACGGCCGAGGGGCCGAGCAGGCGAACGGCCGGGAGAACGGCAACGGGACCGGCGGCAGCGTCGGCCACGGCCACGGCCACGGCCACGGGCGCGGACTCGGGCTCGCCCTGGTCGCCCAGGCCGCCCGGCGCAACGGCGGCACCGTCGCGGTCGGCCGGGAGCGCGGTGCGGTGCTCACCGTCCGGCTCCCGCTCGACCGCCCGGCGCGCGAGGGCGCGGGGGAGCACCGGCGCGTGGCGGTGGCCCCGTGA
- a CDS encoding cation:dicarboxylase symporter family transporter, translating into MSITGAAAAAGARPKDRTHVLYLAVIAAVVAGVAVGLAAPDFAVELKPVGTGFVNLIKMMISPVIFCTIVLGIGSVTKAAKVGKVGGLALGYFLAMSTVALGIGLLVGNLLEPGGGLHLTAALAKSGHAQAAAGGAQSTADFLLGMIPTTMLSALTEGKVLQTLLIALLAGFALQAMGPAGAPVLRGIEHVQRLVFRVMAMIMWVAPIGAFGAMAAVVGATGTAALKSLAVIMVGFYLTCALFVVVVLGTLLRLVAGVNIFTLLRYLGREFLLILSTSSSESALPRLIAKMEHLGVSRPVVGITVPTGYSFNLDGTAIYLTMASIFISEAMDKPMSVGEQLSLLVFMVIASKGAAGVTGAGLATLAGGLQSHKPALVDGVGLIVGIDRFMSEARALTNFAGNAVATVLIGQWTGELDRERARQVLAGAVPFDERTLLDADPHGAPAPEPAVPAGTAPPAPVPVPAATAATAAATTTTAA; encoded by the coding sequence ATGTCGATCACCGGAGCGGCGGCCGCCGCGGGCGCCAGACCGAAGGACCGCACCCACGTCCTCTATCTCGCCGTGATCGCGGCGGTCGTCGCGGGCGTCGCGGTGGGCCTGGCGGCACCGGACTTCGCGGTGGAGCTGAAGCCCGTCGGCACGGGATTCGTCAACCTCATCAAGATGATGATCAGCCCGGTCATCTTCTGCACCATCGTGCTCGGCATCGGCTCGGTCACCAAGGCCGCCAAGGTCGGCAAGGTAGGCGGCCTCGCGCTCGGCTATTTCCTCGCCATGTCGACCGTCGCCCTCGGCATCGGCCTGCTGGTCGGCAACCTGCTGGAGCCCGGCGGCGGCCTCCACCTGACCGCGGCCCTCGCCAAGTCCGGCCACGCCCAGGCCGCCGCCGGCGGCGCGCAGTCCACCGCCGACTTCCTGCTCGGGATGATCCCGACCACCATGCTCTCCGCCCTCACCGAGGGCAAGGTGCTGCAGACCCTGCTGATCGCCCTGCTGGCCGGCTTCGCCCTGCAGGCGATGGGCCCGGCCGGCGCCCCCGTACTGCGCGGCATCGAGCACGTGCAGCGGCTGGTCTTCCGGGTCATGGCGATGATCATGTGGGTGGCGCCGATCGGCGCCTTCGGGGCGATGGCCGCCGTGGTCGGCGCCACCGGCACCGCCGCACTGAAGAGCCTCGCCGTCATCATGGTCGGCTTCTACCTGACCTGCGCCCTGTTCGTGGTCGTGGTGCTCGGCACCCTGCTGCGCCTGGTCGCCGGCGTCAACATCTTCACCCTGCTGCGCTACCTCGGCCGCGAGTTCCTGCTGATCCTCTCCACCTCCTCCTCGGAGAGCGCCCTCCCCCGGCTGATCGCCAAGATGGAGCACCTCGGCGTCAGCCGCCCGGTGGTCGGCATCACCGTCCCGACCGGCTACAGCTTCAACCTGGACGGCACCGCGATCTACCTGACCATGGCCTCGATCTTCATCTCGGAGGCGATGGACAAGCCGATGTCGGTGGGCGAGCAGCTGTCGCTGCTGGTCTTCATGGTGATCGCCAGCAAGGGCGCGGCCGGCGTCACCGGCGCCGGACTGGCCACCCTCGCGGGCGGGCTCCAGTCCCACAAGCCGGCCCTGGTGGACGGCGTCGGGCTGATCGTCGGCATCGACCGGTTCATGTCCGAGGCCCGGGCGCTCACCAACTTCGCCGGGAACGCCGTCGCCACCGTGCTGATCGGCCAGTGGACCGGGGAGCTCGACCGCGAGCGGGCCCGGCAGGTGCTGGCGGGCGCGGTGCCGTTCGACGAGCGGACGCTGCTGGACGCCGACCCGCACGGCGCCCCGGCGCCGGAGCCCGCCGTCCCGGCCGGGACGGCGCCGCCCGCACCGGTCCCGGTCCCGGCCGCCACTGCGGCCACTGCCGCGGCGACCACGACGACGGCCGCCTGA
- a CDS encoding RNA polymerase sigma factor, producing the protein MFTELLPRLQRAAARMLGDPFGAGDVVHEAYLRIARNPSRFLGHPRPYAYAFTAMANVVRDEWRRDRRWLLPCEALEDVGPVGGLAAVAGRGAGYDDPSGGGVAELQAHWGVVRLLRCLTAKQARAVVLVDLDGYSLEEAAALLGVHRSTLAVNRRRALERLRGILERERDSLAGVGRPPGDLPPGRRPDSGPGRPAARRSGPPPGHVPGARAGSDAPV; encoded by the coding sequence GTGTTCACGGAGCTGCTGCCGAGGCTCCAGCGCGCCGCGGCCCGCATGCTCGGGGATCCGTTCGGCGCGGGCGATGTCGTCCACGAGGCGTATCTGCGGATCGCCCGGAATCCCTCCCGCTTCCTCGGCCATCCCCGGCCCTACGCCTACGCGTTCACCGCGATGGCGAACGTCGTGCGCGACGAGTGGCGCCGCGACCGCCGTTGGCTGCTCCCCTGTGAGGCGTTGGAGGACGTCGGACCGGTCGGCGGCCTCGCGGCGGTCGCCGGCCGGGGCGCTGGGTACGACGATCCCTCGGGCGGCGGGGTGGCGGAGCTGCAGGCGCACTGGGGGGTGGTGCGGTTGCTGCGCTGTCTGACGGCGAAGCAGGCGCGGGCGGTGGTGCTGGTCGACCTCGACGGGTACAGCCTGGAGGAGGCCGCCGCGCTGCTCGGCGTGCACCGCTCCACCCTGGCGGTCAACCGGCGCCGGGCGCTGGAGCGGTTGCGGGGCATCCTCGAACGGGAGCGCGATTCACTCGCCGGGGTCGGCCGCCCGCCCGGTGACCTCCCGCCCGGCCGTCGGCCGGATTCCGGGCCCGGCCGCCCGGCCGCCCGCCGGTCCGGCCCCCCGCCCGGGCATGTGCCGGGGGCGCGAGCCGGGTCCGACGCACCGGTCTGA
- a CDS encoding cytochrome P450 has translation MSLTAATTSTTGTAATITRIPGPPGLPLVGSLLDLTRRPLRTYLDARRDYGDVVRFTAGPPGLRAEFYAVFSPEGAHQVLGSEAANFRKDNSFYDELRTSLGNGLLTSQDGDYHRQRRLIQPLFTRRRVDGYAAAVGQECAVLADRWRVAPGGVVDVAEEMSRFALRTVSRILFGADVEAAVRVVHHSFPVLGEFVLERGFAPVKVPRGWPTPANRRAAGAQRDLYAVCDRIIGERAVRRAAGVADAAGPDDLLELLTRARGEDGERLDPAELRDQVLIFLLAGHETTATSLAFALFLLAKHPEQRRRAREEADAVLAGRAPVAADLEALPYLTRVMKEAMRLYPAASQMGRRSVAESVIDGYVVPAGAQVILAPWVTHRHPDHWEQPDRFDPDRFLPELEKERHRYAWYPFGGGPRACIGQHFSMLESVLALGALLRDFEFEAVDRGVRLGQGITLQVRSPMRVRLTPRG, from the coding sequence ATGTCGCTGACCGCCGCGACGACCAGCACCACCGGTACCGCCGCCACCATCACCCGGATACCCGGACCGCCCGGACTCCCGCTCGTGGGATCGCTGCTCGACCTGACCCGGCGCCCGCTGCGGACGTACCTCGACGCCCGCCGCGACTACGGCGACGTCGTCCGCTTCACCGCCGGGCCCCCCGGACTGCGCGCCGAGTTCTACGCGGTGTTCTCCCCGGAGGGTGCACACCAGGTGCTCGGCAGCGAGGCGGCCAACTTCCGCAAGGACAACAGCTTCTACGACGAACTGCGGACCAGCCTCGGCAACGGCCTGCTGACCAGCCAGGACGGCGACTACCACCGCCAGCGCCGGCTGATCCAGCCGCTGTTCACCCGGCGCCGGGTGGACGGCTACGCGGCGGCGGTCGGACAGGAGTGCGCGGTGCTCGCCGACCGCTGGCGGGTGGCGCCCGGCGGCGTGGTGGACGTCGCCGAGGAGATGTCGCGGTTCGCGCTGCGCACGGTGTCCCGGATCCTGTTCGGCGCGGACGTGGAGGCGGCGGTGCGGGTGGTGCACCACAGCTTCCCGGTGCTCGGCGAGTTCGTCCTCGAACGCGGCTTCGCGCCGGTGAAGGTGCCCCGCGGCTGGCCGACGCCCGCCAACCGGCGCGCCGCCGGCGCGCAGCGAGACCTGTACGCGGTGTGCGACCGGATCATCGGCGAGCGGGCGGTGCGGCGGGCGGCGGGCGTGGCCGACGCCGCCGGTCCGGACGACCTGCTGGAGCTGCTGACCCGGGCCCGGGGGGAGGACGGGGAGCGGCTCGACCCGGCCGAACTGCGCGACCAGGTACTGATCTTCCTGCTCGCCGGGCACGAGACCACGGCGACCTCGCTCGCCTTCGCGCTGTTCCTGCTGGCCAAGCACCCCGAGCAGCGGCGCCGGGCCCGCGAGGAGGCGGACGCCGTCCTGGCCGGCCGGGCGCCGGTGGCGGCCGACCTGGAGGCACTGCCCTACCTCACCCGGGTGATGAAGGAGGCGATGCGGCTCTACCCGGCCGCCTCGCAGATGGGGCGCCGCTCGGTGGCCGAGTCGGTGATCGACGGGTACGTGGTGCCCGCCGGTGCCCAGGTCATCCTCGCGCCGTGGGTCACCCACCGGCACCCGGACCACTGGGAGCAGCCGGACCGGTTCGACCCGGACCGCTTCCTGCCCGAGCTGGAGAAGGAGCGGCACCGGTACGCCTGGTACCCCTTCGGGGGCGGGCCGAGGGCCTGCATAGGGCAGCACTTCTCGATGCTGGAGTCGGTGCTGGCACTGGGCGCGCTGCTGCGGGACTTCGAGTTCGAGGCGGTGGACCGCGGTGTCCGGCTGGGCCAGGGCATCACGCTCCAGGTGCGGAGCCCGATGCGGGTCCGGCTGACGCCGCGCGGCTGA
- the modA gene encoding molybdate ABC transporter substrate-binding protein codes for MTIRRLTASRLTATAAAALVLALGATACNSNGDTDAKSGSSSPAAPGTGAATGTGTGAAGVPKATGTVTVFAAASLKETFTELGKKFEAANPGAKVTFNFGGSSALATSINSGAPADVFAAASPATMKTVTDAGGATGEPKTFVRNTLAIAVPKGNPKHFAGLADLAAPGVKVALCAKEVPCGAAALTALKAANVNLTPVTLEQDVKGALTKVELGEVDASLVYRTDVQADAAKIDGVEFPEAAKAVNDYPIAALAKAPNKDGAAAFVAYIQSSEAQQVLTAAGFQAP; via the coding sequence ATGACCATCCGCAGACTCACCGCCAGCAGGCTCACCGCCACCGCGGCCGCGGCCCTCGTCCTCGCCCTCGGCGCCACCGCCTGCAACAGCAACGGCGACACCGACGCCAAGAGCGGCAGCAGTTCCCCCGCCGCTCCCGGCACGGGCGCGGCGACCGGCACCGGCACGGGCGCGGCCGGCGTCCCGAAGGCCACCGGGACGGTCACCGTGTTCGCCGCCGCCTCGCTCAAGGAGACCTTCACCGAGCTCGGCAAGAAGTTCGAGGCCGCCAACCCCGGCGCCAAGGTCACCTTCAACTTCGGCGGCAGCTCGGCCCTCGCCACGAGCATCAACTCCGGCGCCCCGGCCGACGTGTTCGCCGCCGCCAGCCCCGCCACCATGAAGACCGTCACCGACGCGGGCGGCGCAACCGGCGAGCCGAAAACCTTCGTGCGCAACACCCTCGCCATCGCCGTCCCCAAGGGCAACCCCAAGCACTTCGCCGGCCTCGCCGACCTGGCCGCGCCGGGCGTGAAGGTCGCGCTGTGCGCGAAGGAGGTGCCCTGCGGCGCCGCCGCGCTGACCGCGCTCAAGGCCGCCAACGTCAACCTCACCCCGGTCACCCTGGAGCAGGACGTCAAGGGCGCGCTGACCAAGGTCGAACTCGGCGAGGTCGACGCCTCGCTCGTGTACCGCACCGATGTGCAGGCCGATGCTGCGAAGATCGACGGCGTGGAGTTCCCCGAGGCCGCCAAGGCCGTGAACGACTACCCGATCGCCGCCCTGGCCAAGGCGCCGAACAAGGACGGCGCCGCCGCCTTCGTCGCCTACATCCAGTCGTCCGAGGCGCAGCAGGTGCTGACCGCGGCGGGCTTCCAGGCGCCGTGA
- a CDS encoding ABC transporter permease: MIRRTGRADGSGTAGGTADGTAGGAGSGGSSGHDAVPGSGPGPAPGSGRPRRHGRRRAGRVPAALLLPALLGLAFLVLPLVGLLVRAPWSALPEQLTSPQVWEALRLSLVCATAATAVSLVLGVPLAWLLARTELPGRRLVRALVTLPLVLPPVVGGVALLLVLGRRGIVGSWLDSAFGITLPFTTTGVVIAEAFVAMPFLVISVEGALRAADPRYEEAAATLGASRLTAFRRVTLPLIAPGIGAGAVLAWARALGEFGATITFAGNFPGRTQTMPLAVYLAMESDPEAAIALSLVLLVVSIAVLAGLRERWMSAP, from the coding sequence GTGATCCGTCGCACCGGCCGCGCGGACGGCAGCGGCACGGCGGGCGGCACGGCCGACGGCACGGCGGGCGGTGCCGGGTCCGGGGGCTCCTCGGGCCACGACGCGGTCCCGGGCTCCGGCCCGGGGCCTGCCCCGGGGTCCGGTCGGCCGCGCCGCCACGGCCGGCGGCGGGCGGGCCGGGTGCCGGCGGCCCTGCTGCTCCCCGCGCTGCTCGGCCTGGCGTTCCTCGTCCTCCCCCTGGTCGGGCTGCTGGTCCGGGCGCCCTGGAGCGCGCTCCCGGAGCAGCTCACCAGCCCGCAGGTGTGGGAGGCGCTGCGCCTCTCGCTCGTCTGCGCGACGGCCGCCACCGCCGTGTCGCTGGTCCTCGGCGTGCCGCTGGCCTGGCTGCTGGCCCGCACCGAGCTGCCGGGTCGGCGGCTGGTCCGGGCCCTGGTCACGCTGCCGCTGGTACTGCCGCCGGTGGTCGGCGGCGTCGCGCTGCTGCTGGTGCTCGGCCGGCGCGGCATCGTCGGCTCCTGGCTGGACTCCGCGTTCGGCATCACCCTGCCGTTCACCACCACCGGCGTGGTGATCGCGGAGGCGTTCGTCGCGATGCCGTTCCTGGTGATCAGCGTCGAGGGCGCGCTGCGCGCCGCCGACCCGCGTTACGAGGAGGCCGCCGCGACACTGGGCGCCTCCCGGCTGACGGCCTTCCGGCGGGTCACCCTGCCGCTGATCGCCCCGGGCATCGGCGCCGGGGCCGTACTGGCCTGGGCGAGGGCGCTCGGGGAGTTCGGCGCGACGATCACCTTCGCGGGCAACTTCCCGGGCCGCACGCAGACCATGCCGCTGGCCGTCTACCTCGCGATGGAGTCGGACCCGGAGGCAGCGATCGCGCTGTCCCTGGTGCTGCTGGTGGTGTCGATCGCGGTGCTGGCCGGCCTGCGCGAACGCTGGATGTCCGCGCCGTGA
- a CDS encoding ABC transporter ATP-binding protein has translation MTTHPGAAGLDARLRVDRAAFTLDLALTAAPGEVVALLGPNGAGKSTALRALAGLLPLGAGHLRLDGDVLEDPARRLHTPAEERPVGVVFQDYLLFPHLSALDNVAFGPRCRGRSKREARAEAAGWLERMGLAEHAAARPARLSGGQAQRVALARALAVRPRLLLLDEPLAALDARTRLDVRAQLRRHLAEFEAVAVLVTHDPLDAMVLADRLVVIEGGREVQSGLPAEIARRPRTDYIARLVGLNLYRGTSAGHRVTLPDGAVLTTDEDLSGPVFVAFPPSAVVLHGSRPEGSARNVWELTVNGLDLHGDQVRADLTGAVPMAADLTPAAAAELGLARGSTVWAAVKAAQTHAYPA, from the coding sequence ATGACCACCCACCCCGGCGCCGCCGGACTGGACGCCCGGCTGCGGGTCGACCGCGCCGCCTTCACCCTGGACCTCGCCCTCACCGCCGCCCCCGGCGAGGTGGTCGCGCTGCTCGGCCCGAACGGCGCCGGGAAGTCCACCGCCCTGCGCGCGCTGGCCGGTCTGCTGCCGCTCGGCGCCGGTCACCTGCGGCTGGACGGCGACGTCCTGGAGGACCCGGCCCGGCGGCTGCACACGCCCGCCGAGGAACGCCCGGTCGGTGTGGTCTTCCAGGACTACCTGCTCTTCCCGCACCTGAGTGCCCTCGACAACGTCGCCTTCGGTCCGCGCTGCCGGGGCCGTTCCAAGCGCGAGGCACGCGCCGAGGCCGCCGGGTGGCTGGAGCGGATGGGCCTGGCCGAACACGCCGCCGCCCGTCCGGCCCGGCTCTCCGGCGGGCAGGCCCAGCGGGTGGCGCTCGCCCGGGCGCTGGCCGTCCGGCCGCGGCTGCTGCTGCTGGACGAGCCGCTGGCCGCCCTGGACGCCCGCACCCGGCTCGACGTGCGGGCACAGCTGCGGCGCCACCTGGCGGAGTTCGAGGCGGTCGCGGTGCTGGTGACGCACGATCCGCTGGACGCGATGGTGCTGGCCGACCGGCTGGTGGTGATCGAGGGCGGACGCGAGGTGCAGTCCGGCCTGCCGGCGGAGATCGCGCGGCGGCCGCGCACCGACTACATCGCCCGGCTGGTCGGGCTGAACCTCTACCGGGGCACCTCGGCCGGGCACCGGGTGACGCTGCCGGACGGCGCCGTGCTGACCACCGACGAGGATCTGTCCGGGCCGGTCTTCGTCGCCTTCCCGCCGTCCGCCGTCGTGCTCCACGGCTCACGGCCGGAGGGGAGCGCGCGCAACGTCTGGGAACTGACGGTCAACGGGCTCGACCTGCACGGCGACCAGGTGCGGGCCGATCTGACGGGAGCCGTTCCGATGGCCGCCGACCTCACCCCGGCGGCGGCCGCCGAACTGGGCCTGGCGCGCGGCTCCACGGTCTGGGCCGCGGTCAAGGCCGCCCAGACGCACGCCTATCCGGCCTGA
- a CDS encoding response regulator transcription factor has product MTIDILLADDEELVRAGLRVVLEAQGDLRVVGEASDGAEAIALARRLRPHVVLMDVRMPGLDGLEATRELVRDAAAPGGYAPRILVVTTFEIDDYVYRALRAGADGFLLKRTRPSEIAQAVRLVAAGESLLFPAQIRRLAAGRGNPAARGTMARAALTERESEVLRLVARGLTNAEIAEQLFLGVQTVKTHVSSMLAKLGARDRTQAVVLAYESGFVTPSE; this is encoded by the coding sequence GTGACGATCGACATTCTGCTGGCCGACGACGAGGAACTCGTCCGGGCCGGCCTGCGGGTGGTGCTGGAGGCGCAGGGCGACCTGCGGGTGGTGGGGGAGGCGTCGGACGGCGCGGAGGCGATCGCGCTCGCCCGCCGCCTGCGCCCGCACGTGGTCCTGATGGACGTCCGGATGCCCGGCCTGGACGGCCTCGAGGCCACCCGCGAACTCGTCCGCGACGCCGCCGCGCCCGGCGGGTACGCGCCCAGGATCCTGGTCGTCACCACCTTCGAGATCGACGACTACGTCTACCGGGCGCTGCGGGCGGGCGCCGACGGCTTCCTGCTCAAGCGCACCCGGCCGAGCGAGATCGCCCAGGCCGTCCGGCTGGTGGCGGCCGGGGAGTCGCTGCTCTTCCCCGCCCAGATCCGCCGCCTCGCCGCCGGCCGGGGCAACCCGGCGGCGCGCGGGACGATGGCCCGCGCCGCGTTGACCGAACGCGAGAGCGAGGTACTGCGCCTGGTGGCCCGCGGGCTCACCAACGCCGAGATCGCCGAGCAGCTGTTCCTCGGGGTGCAGACGGTGAAGACGCACGTCAGCAGCATGTTGGCGAAGCTCGGCGCGCGGGACCGGACCCAGGCGGTCGTCCTCGCCTACGAGTCGGGGTTCGTGACGCCCAGCGAGTGA